The following nucleotide sequence is from Salvia miltiorrhiza cultivar Shanhuang (shh) chromosome 7, IMPLAD_Smil_shh, whole genome shotgun sequence.
agtgttaataggcaaaagtgccccattccttattcatattttgaaaaatgccaACCCTTATCATGGAAAGCAATCCATgccctaaattactaattaacccttaagtgggtcaacatcaaatgtaatcatttcggtcttcttacacaatcttacacatttttgagTTTCAATGCATTTTTGCACAATAATGACCGAAATGATTACATTGAGTGCatgcaataattttttttacactgtatatatatatatatatatatatatatatatatatatatatatatattgttcatATCTTTAAATCGACCGGACcctaattaacacttaaacaaaatattaaattaaattcagcaaaatagtaaaaattaatataaaaataccaatagatagaatacaaacttttatgtcgatatatcatcgatccggccggtaaaatggccagagaaatgtatccgaccgggtacatttcaattttaaaatgacccggccggatacatttttccttgacaattaccggccggatcgatattatttaggcataaaatattatattttattcaatttcataaaaaaaaaaaaaaaatcaagacgctaataatatatatccattcgtatctatcttaaattttttattttttttccctttaatatcttaatttcaatacatatattctttgaaattatttgtatatatatacctctatatatattgtgttattcttgaatgttgatatatagtactatataacactatatatatcgtgtaaatcaattgatatctttaaatctaatatatatatatatatatatatatatatatatatatatatatatatatactcaatatccgtcccaaataaatgcatgcttgttacccaaaaaaatcatgcatgttaccgatacataaaggtaaaaatatctttcttcaaaatttgattcccttttgatagacataaagccgATTGTATCGGTCCGTTCACTTACTTTAAAATACTAGGGTTTTTGAACACTTTTTACTTCACCACACACCTCTatcggcttcttcacttttacCAGTTTCTGTCAGCAGTTTGCACCTTATACTTCATGCCACTCAACCTTTGTGCAGTGTATCGACGACTTTTTGGACTTCAATAGCTACCCTTTTACCAGCCTCAGCAGTCAAACCTTGCTCGATTTGTTGTGCAGCCCTTAGTCGCTCGCTGAACCATTTCTCAATAACAATTCTGATTGCCTCTAACATCGAGCATATAGGAAGTCTTCTTGCCCACAACAATCTGGAATTAAAAGCTTCAGCAGCATTTGATGTCATAAAACTGTAGCGTCGCACATGCATAGGACACATCGAACGAGCCCACTTCTCCGGCCCAATCCCCATTAGTTTATCGTACGCAGCTCTCTTCATAAActtcagggcgttcatagcCCTATTGAAGTCGGACTTCTCGTACGCAAATGCAGCTTGTCGATAATCCTCGACCACTGCCTTACCGTAATGCTTCAGGTTATTTTGCAAATGGTAGTAGCATAGGCCGTGGGTTGCATTTGGTAACTCATTCCTGATAGCATTGGCAATGGAGATATGCTGATCAGAGACAATCAAAAGTGGATCGGCTTGGCCATAAACACGTCGAATGCGTGACATGAAATAAGTCCACGATTCATCGTTTTCTTTCGGGCCAACACCATACGCGAGTGGGAACAAACTCTCGTTGCCGTCCTTCGTCactgcaacaaacaaaatacccctattcttgcccttcaagtgtgtgccatcgacgacaatcactggccgtaagctgaacatgaaaggggtagccgaagctgcaagagcaacaaataagtgtttgaatcggccATCATCGTCAACTTCCCACTCCACCATCGAACCGGGATTGGATTGTCTCAACATGTATAAGTACTTGGGCATCATCTCGAAGGACTGATCATGTCGACCATAAACCATCTCAGTGGCTCGATTACGGGCTCGCAATGCAACATCGTACTTGATCTGTACGCCAAACTCACGTCGCAGCTCCAGCTGGATGGCCTTCGGCTTCAAGATCTCGCAATCGTCGTGTATCTTCTGTGCTAAATATGCTGCGACGACTTTTGCGGGGGCCTTTATTCGCGCTACGCGCCCTAGCTCACCGTCGCATAAGTGCTCATTGGTGAACTTATACACTCCCCAAATGGCTCCATCTTGTGACGATGCATGGAGCTTGAAGGGGCACGTATCTGAATGCTTGCATTTGAAGTAGACTCGTCTGCTGTCTGATTTGCTGACAGAAAATTCCTTGCcctgcttcatgttccacagaccgattgcaacgatcagatcatctttactattgaaatacatattctttGACAACTCCCGAGGCAGTAGCTGATAATCTTCAATATCCACAAGTGCCGCTGCGGCGTCCAACGGGATAAccggaactaaccaattagttagttcaTCTGCTCCAGGAACCTGTTCGTCATCATCCTCGTCGATCTGCAAATTCTGCCAACCTGCATATTCAATCCCCGCCCTTCTCACGTTCTCTGGCTCCGACAAGTCTTCAGAGGCGCTTGTATCAGTCTCGGCTTCAGACGATGGAACATAATCTTCATCTACATTACCAGCATCCTCCACAAACTGAGGCTCGTACGTATATTGATCATCAGCTGGACCCCAACAACGATCAGTTGTTGGGCGATCCTACTGGTACGGATTTGGCTCATCCCATGAAGGCCAACCCGTTGACTGATCATTACCCCAAGTGACCGACGGTTCAACACTTTGTTGCGCCGGTGAATCTCCGGCTGATAGgtctaaataagcatatctttggattgcttccaatccgtccccaccttcgaatgttgcactggattcacctccatacccggaagattgagggagatcgaacgaaggaacatacactcctccactgtaatcgtcttcgacaacataaatctcaggaaaatgtggctgggacgccagcaactgaagcaaatcattgtcatcggcaagaatatttttactgtataccctgccatttaatctcttcgtcaaataatacaagctgtaattagtgctcaatgaattctccaTCATCAGGTAATTTATCATGTACACCGTACTGGCCATtgtgtctccgaaaatatgcaaattcttagaagagccgccgatgtactcataaccattgaaggcacctccataattaaccacaaagtatctctcatattcattcatctacagaaaaaataataaataaataaatatatgatgtaaatggaataaaatgttaaaatacaacatataacatgttaatacactcgaaaaacatctatccgcccggggaagtatccgaggaaatgtgtccggccgtgtattacatgatatataattaCACACGGCCGGGCAAATTTTCAAGGACACTTGTCCGGGCGGATACATAATTTTCGAGCATATTAACATGAGttatgtagcaatatatatgtatagaactaaaatgcaactaataattactaattaatactttaaaacatgatagaatttgctctaattcacatgtatttccttcaaacgtggctttaaatcatagtatgctataatatgctaataattcacataagcatataggatcaaacaaaacattgaaaataaacaataaccaacttaaattacatttcaaacgtaaaatgacatacctttaaacgttcggatgagagaattcacaaataatagcttcaccacttggaaaatattagaatttctaatgaatttgagtgttttttcactttgagtgttcggatgagaggatgagagaattcactcatatataaacaaagattccttcatttcacgtgaatttcaatgaaattagagtgtttgacatgaatactttactgacaaagctatttcacatcatatttgtcgtttatcatcaatttaaaaaaaaaaattatgtcccttaattgaaggctaattaatcgatggaatataaatacaaaaaattaacacaatccatattagcactcaaaacacacataggaaccaaaaaaacatctatccgACCGGAACATATATGTGTCCGCCCGAAGAAACCTTATGTCCGGTCGGACACTTTGTTTTTCCGGTCGgacgcttttttttttttccaatgtgtgttttgagtgctaatatcgattgtgttaatttttagtatttattttccattgattaattagcctacgatttacttgtaaaaccttcgattttaattcaaaaataaataaatattattttctctgTCAGTATTTCACATGTTCCAACACTTATTTGACCGATTTCAATGTttaaattgatgaattgatgtttttcttacactttaacaacttttgtcatagatgtgtaagaacttttgcggaaaacaatgcacatccatcacattcaaagggcattttcgGTTCTTCACTTATTTAGGGCATGTAGTGCTTTACATAgtaagagagggcatttttcaaattattcataagAGAAGGGGCACTTTAAATTTCGCCTCAATCAATAATGTAttagatttataattaaaatttaaatatattacgacgttaaatacattaaaaaaaattaggataaAATGCAATATGCCCATGTATTTTCTCGaaaatgccaaaaaaaaaaaaatcgccaACAATTCATACATACGTGCGAAAATTGCATGCAAAATGTAATGATTTTGCACTAAATATTGATTTAATTTAccttaaaattaatttcaaataacgTTCAGTATATAATTAAGTAGGATGTCATGTTGCATTTATAACAATTGAAAAACATttctataaataatactccctccgtcccactaaactTGACACACTTgcattttttgtttgtcccactagaattgacactttcctaaaatagtatgtggtccctactttctctactcacataaaataagtggaccctacctactttacactcttaaccatttattcttaatctccgtgcccaactcaaaagtgccaatttattcttaatcttcgtgctcaactcaaaagtgccaagtctagtgggacggagggagtagcacATTAACAAAATGATAGAAGTATTTTTCGTGACTTAATTCAACCGTCTCCTCATATTCACAGAGAGCATAGTTTAAGACGAGAAAAGCCAATATTGAATTATTGACtcttgttaattaattaattatggtcgAAAGGGCTTTTCCAGAGACACAAATAACCGAATTATAATGAATTACTATGCTAAAGTCAAAGCCAATTACGTGACGTCAAACACCACAAATTCAAACGTATTTCTCTTATCCATAGCTCTGAAATTTGAATGCATAATTTTACCATAGaatggaaaattttattttcttaatactCCTCCGTCACATTTTCATAagtattctttttttaataattgaagATATAACTTactttctaaatttaaattatactaGTATTAGTTTATTACTAAAATAATCTTATTTAATATTTGTGAATATATTATGGAATTATTATAAGGACAGGATAgaataattacataaaaattatattttccaaatattattattgtgtTCTCTTAATTTGTGTGAAAAAAGTAACGTGAGTTATCAAAatgagatggagagagtatatttttttatccaCTGATGTCGTGTCCATTATATTTAATTCGTAGGGTTATTTGATGATCTAATTTTTACTAACTTGGTTGTTGCTTAATTAGTTAATTCATtgtcatatatattattttaattgattacttcattacaatatatattcaatttcaTGATATAAATTCGTctcaatataaatatatatatatttgtgtgtgtgtgtgtggctgTGGTCATAGCTTTAAACtcaatgtatttaaatattttgttcaaaataaaaatataatgttgctagttttattattttgtgcgcattgtaattttttttataattttttttaaatataaaaaatatctaCAATGTGTAAAAAAGTAAAACTtactaaattaatattttattttaaacataaaaaattaaatacatgaattttataatttttgtcaTATTATGGCCAGGCTAGCCAAACAGCTTTTCCCAAtaatgtaaaattttgaattaagcTGTAAATCTCATGAAATGCCATAATTGTatgttaataaaaattaggagtaataaagataaaatagttATGGGGTGGAAAACGGCATTCCATGTTCCAACTTCCAACTTCCAACAATGCAACGGAAGAAGAAGACAAGAGACGCAGCCCAACaacactaaataaataaataaacctcATCTGCTGCCAGATTAATTAACTTCAGACATACGGATTTCCAATTCTATGTACTCCACCTAAAATTCGTTATTTCGCCCATTCttattcagattttttttttgtttaaaatagAAATTAGGCATATACACATTCCATTAGGTAGATTTCAATAATTATGAAGCCTTGCAGTGAATCTTagggcccgtttgattttcagtattggattaatcaggatataaattatcctgataatttagtgtggattagtcatgatttctaatctTAGATGGGTGTTTGGtatcattggtaattaatcccaaaaagtgtttggtatccattgaaataggttggattaacatatcaaatacctaaattagtagcctatggagggggtggaataattagtgtgggttaatcccatgggggaggtgggataattagtgtgggttaatcccacaaaataagctagggtcttgggataaacctggagttgaccatattagtaacacataatatcaaacactacataaattcatattaatttaacttatcctaTATCAAAGAGGCCCTTATAGTACTATCTCCAAAAAATCCAAAGTGTTTAATATCGAGAATCTCCCCAAAAAACTATCAAAATCCAGAGAGCGATAtacacaagaacataaaaacaagaaaataaaaaggcaAATATACAGTATATAGTATGGCTTGTGCCCACAGAGTAATGATGTCAGTTTTCCCTTTGTTCTAGAACACTTCTCCCTCTCCCCTCTAAAGATAAAGGCAAAAAACCTCAATTCAGGCGCATGTCGATTTTTTCTATGTTTCTTTGTCTTGATGAATCATGAGTCCTTTCTCCCAAATCCTGCTCCTTCTAGAAGCTTTGGGGTTAACCTCTCATTCCATACAATAATATCTACatcagaaagaaagaaagaaaaaagttgCATTATTTCATCCCAAAAAGAGAAAAGGGCCCTATTCACCTTTTCCGGTGTATATATAGGaaacaatcttgaattcttgtTTCATTAGAGTTCTCTTACAATGGATTCGGATCTTATTCCGGCTCTCCCTGCTGATTTGGGTCTGGACTGTCTCATCCGAGTTCCCCACAACGACTTGTCTTCTGTTGTATCAGTCTGCCGGAGCTGGAACCGGGAGATTCGGCTGCCGGAGTTCTGGCGCCGCCGCAAGCTCTCCGGCCTCACCCGGAGAGTCGTCGTCATGGCACAGGCTCGATTCGACCCTACCCAAGAGTTTGGCGCCCGCAAATTTGCGGCCGTCCCGGCTTACCGTTTGACGCTCTGCGAACCGGAAACGGGTTTCTGGGCCGAGCTTCCGCCCATTCCGGGTTGCCCCGACGGCTTGCCGATGTACTGCCAGCTGGTCGGGGTCGGGTTGAACCTGGTGGTGATGGGCGGGTGGGACCCGGAGACGTGGCGGGCCTCTGCCGCCGTCTACATCTACGACTTCGTCGGCGCCACATGGCGGCGCGGGGCCGACATGCCAGGCGGCGAACGGCTCTTCTTCGCGTGCGCGTCGGACGGCGCCGGAATGGTGTTCGTTGCCGGCGGGCACGACAGCGAGAAGTGCGCGCTGAGGTCCTCGCTGGCGTATGACGTGGCGGGTGACGCGTGGCAGGCCATGCCCGACATGGCGGGCGAGCGGGACGAGGCGAAGGGGGTGTGCCACGGTGGCGCCTTCCACGTCATCGGCGGCTACCCGACAAACATGCAGGGCAGGTTCGAGGCGAGCGCCGAGTCGTTCGACGTCGCCACGTGGCGGTGGGGTCCGGTCAAGGAGGGCTTCTTGGAGTCCGCCACGTGCCCGAGGAACTACGTGGACGGCGGGGAGGGGAGGCTGCTGACTTGTAGGGATGCGGACGTGGTGGCGTGCGAGGGATCCACGTGGCGGGTGGTGGCTGAGCTGCCGTGCCACGTCAGGAACACGGCGTACGTGACGGCGTGGCCGGGGAAGGTGGTGGTGATCGGGTCGGAGAGATTTGGGGAGCCCTACAATGCATTTGTGTTGGACTTGAAGAGTTGTAAGTGGGAAAGAGTGGAGGCAGAGGAGGAATTCAAAGGCCATGTTCAATCAGGATGTTGTGTGGAATTATAGAATACTGTtataatttgttaatttttttgtcCCATTTTACAGTTTCAACTCAAAATGCTAGAAATgattcttctacatcatcagtTGTGTTGCTCCCTTTGATCAACCCTAATTATTGTATATACAATATTACCTACAATCACATTTTCTATTAGGTTTAAAATTAGTAGTATGATATcgattattatatatttatgattTGGTGCTATTTTATGTACTTAAATATCTGCATTAGATTAGCATAatacaaattaatatataatctaACAGTTTCCGATTATATAACTAGTAGTGTGCCACAAACAATTGAGTTGGTATAATTCTGTTTGAATGGACTGGTAATTTCACAATAGTTATGGTAGCTAATCATTTCAAATTAATACTACAATTTCAACTGAATTATGTTTGATATTATTGCAATTTTCCATGGGGAAAGAGGTTTAACCTTATGCCCCTTGCCATTCGCGTAGAGTCAcattaaaactttttttttttgatcagtaaagtaaaaattttattaaaagaaaagggatcaaggcatcaggaatgccaatcaaaacaacaaaacaagtttgaagtctttggaacaccaagaagtaaaagtaattcctaactccacgattttgtaggcctcgttccaactccaaagtctccccttaatctgtaaaacaagtctatcaatatcccaagccttgtcccGGAAACGACTAtcattcctgctttcccagagcaaccacactgttcccacccacaaagctttaagcagtcttctttctctcttcttttttccagccgcaatgaaagaaatgaagtgttgaaaaatacctctcggatttgccgttttgatgtcaagccattgaaagatctggtcccacaccgccgctgctttaGGACAATAGAGGAACaggtgttccgtcgtttcctcactagaaacacaggcattgcaccatctctcctccacgctgatctggacatttcttctactcagattatcacatgttgccaatctgtttctaagacatctccatgccgtcaccttggctttatttggtgttggggccttccaaacctttgccatctccaaaggtaaaacttgttgctcctctcttgtttttgccacaatttcatatgccgacttgattgtgaagcatccatctggTGTCGCCTTCCAGTTCCATCCGTCTATTACATCTACACAAGGAACAAAATCAGCTATAACCAACTGGAGATCCTCCGCAaaccctttctccctctcccttaactccctcctccactccaccCTCCACACCCACGACCCTCCTTCCCAAAATCCACTTTCACCAACCAGCCTTTTCTTGTTCAGGCTCAAATTATACAGTCtcggaaacacaaacttaagGGGTTTGTCAACCGCCCACACATCCTCCCAAAAGCTGGTATCAAGCCCAtccccaattcttcgcctcaaattattgatgaaccaccgatctctccttcctcctaccttatccacaattttctgccaccaccctttctgtccacctcttcccgccaccgaacattcacccccttccccccacactaGCCCCCCATAAATCGATTTGATCACCCTTACCCACAGAGCTTTCCCCTCCCCTAAAAATCTCCAGAGCCACTTACTTAACAGGACCTGATTAAACCAATCGATATTCCGAAACCCCAGACCTCCTGAATCCTTGTTTAGGCACAAGGCATTCCACTTGAACCAAGTGATACCCCCCATCTGTGTGCctcctccccacaaaaatttgGTGAACAGTGAATTAAGTTCCTTAATCACCGCTTTAGGTATGAAAGCGAGGGATAATTGATATACCGGGATGGATTGCAACACCGACTTGACTAGAGTAATTCGCCCTGCCAATGAAAGGTGTCTCTTCTTCCAGCTTGCCACTTTGTTTGAAACTTTTTCAATCAAAAActtccaatctccaacaccatTGCTGCGCCCCCCCACTTTAGTACCCAAGTAGTTGCACGGAAAGGAACCGATCTTGCACATGAGGAGCGATGCCCATCTCCTCTCAACT
It contains:
- the LOC130993786 gene encoding uncharacterized protein LOC130993786 — protein: MATDDQYTYEPQFVEDAGNVDEDYVPSSEAETDTSASEDLSEPENVRRAGIEYAGWQNLQIDEDDDEQGKEFSVSKSDSRRVYFKCKHSDTCPFKLHASSQDGAIWGVYKFTNEHLCDGELGRVARIKAPAKVVAAYLAQKIHDDCEILKPKAIQLELRREFGVQIKYDVALRARNRATEMVYGRHDQSFEMMPKYLYMLRQSNPVTKDGNESLFPLAYGVGPKENDESWTYFMSRIRRVYGQADPLLIVSDQHISIANAIRNELPNATHGLCYYHLQNNLKHYGKAVVEDYRQAAFAYEKSDFNRAMNALKFMKRAAYDKLMGIGPEKWARSMCPMHVRRYSFMTSNAAEAFNSRLLWARRLPICSMLEAIRIVIEKWFSERLRAAQQIEQGLTAEAGKRVAIEVQKVVDTLHKG
- the LOC130992387 gene encoding F-box/kelch-repeat protein At1g80440-like, which gives rise to MDSDLIPALPADLGLDCLIRVPHNDLSSVVSVCRSWNREIRLPEFWRRRKLSGLTRRVVVMAQARFDPTQEFGARKFAAVPAYRLTLCEPETGFWAELPPIPGCPDGLPMYCQLVGVGLNLVVMGGWDPETWRASAAVYIYDFVGATWRRGADMPGGERLFFACASDGAGMVFVAGGHDSEKCALRSSLAYDVAGDAWQAMPDMAGERDEAKGVCHGGAFHVIGGYPTNMQGRFEASAESFDVATWRWGPVKEGFLESATCPRNYVDGGEGRLLTCRDADVVACEGSTWRVVAELPCHVRNTAYVTAWPGKVVVIGSERFGEPYNAFVLDLKSCKWERVEAEEEFKGHVQSGCCVEL